Sequence from the Flavobacterium sp. J372 genome:
GCTTTTATAGCATTAAAAATGTTTTCATCATTGTCAAATACCGTGAGCATGATCACTTTTAACTGCGGGTACCGTGACTTTACCTTCGCAGTGGCTTCAATGCCGTCCATCTTTGGCATTTCTATATCCATTAAAATCAAGTCAATGTTGTGATTTTCTTCCAGCTTTTCTATCAGCTCAATGCCGTTGGCACACATAAACCGGCATGAAAGGTCATTAAAGAACGATATCTTATCGGCAATGGCTTTCTGCAGGAACAGGTTGTCGTCAACAATAGCAATACGTATCATTTGCCGAAAGATTTGAAGTGTAGTGTTATATCGGTGCCGTGAGGTGAAGATACTGCCTTAAATGTGCCGCCAATGTCTTCTGCGCGCTTTTGCATGTTATATAGCCCGTTGCCTTTGGGCCCTTTGTTCAGGTCAAAGCCATTACCATTATCTTTTATGTTGATGGTAAACCCGCCGGCTTCATCTGTGTTAATTATTACCGATGCTGCCTTTGCGCCGGAATGCTTGATGATATTGTTGACCGCTTCCTGAATTATGCGGTAAACATTCATGCCTTCAACCGATGTGAGCCTTGCTTCATTAAGCTCATCATCAATGCTGAAGCTGAAAGCGATGCCGCTGCCGGCATCTTCAGCTTTTTCAAAAAAGTTATGTATACGCACCTGCAGGTCTTCAAAGGAAATGTCTTTATTGTTCATGGCCCAGATGGTGTCACGCAGCTCGCGTATGGTATCGCGAGTAAAGGCGCTTATGCCCGTAAGCCTGTTTTCTATTGCCGGGTTATTAACAGGATAGGTATGCTTTAGCATGTCTATAGACGAAATGATGAACGTAAGCTGTGCACCTATATTATCATGCAGGTCCTTAGAGATTTCAAGCCGCTGCTCCTGCAATTTGTTTTGCGCACGTATTTCGCTTATGGCTGCCTCCAATTCAAATTCCTGCTGCTGCTGCCTGTTTTTAATAATTTGCTGCCTGAAAAGCATATATCCTATAACAACACTAAAAAACACCAGCATAAGCAATATGCCCAGCCACATGTTCTTCCGCCTGAATTCCGCGTTCTGTTCGGCTATTTGCCGTTCTTTTTCTCAGTTTGGTACTTTGCCTCAAGCTCCAGCGTCTGCGCCGTTACCTTCTCTTTAAGTGTAAGGTACTCGTTGTGTTTATATTTCTCAAGATAATAGTCTGCGCTGTCCCGCATCCCCAACGAGCCGTACACCGGCACCAGATCAAGATAAATTCGCGAGGTTTCGGTGCGGTCTTTAATTTTCTCCATTACCCTAAGCGCCTTCAGGTAATGTTTTTTTGCCTTGCCTACATCATTCAGGTTATAATAAGCAATACCAAAACCATTGTCAATCAGGGCTTCATCATAATCGCTGTGCACATCTGTTGCAACCTGCCTGCTTTTTAACAGATAATCCAGCGCCTGTTTGTATCTTCCTGTATGGTTATAAAGAAAACCCAGGTCAAATAGTGCCGTACTTTGAACCATAGCACTCTTTTCTTTTTCCGCCAAAGCTGCCGCATCTTTATAATATTTTTCGGCGAGGTTATACTTACGCTGGTCTTTATACAGGTTTGCCAGATTTACATATACCATTGCCAGCTGCACATTCTGCCCTGTGGCTTTACGGTAGCGGGCAACTTCAAAATATAGCTTTTCAGCTTTTTCGTAATTATGCATATTGCTATGCAGCAACGCGATGTTGTTTTTTACAAAATCTATTTTTGCCGAATCGCCGATTGCTTCGAAATAAGAAAGCGCTTTAATGTATTTATGCATAGCACTATCGGGTACAGACTTTCGCTCGTACACGGCCCCCATATTGCACCATACTGATGCTATGCCTGTAGAGTCTTTCATAACCCGGCGTATTTGCAGCGCTTTGCGGTAATTTTTAAGCGAGGTATTGGCATCACCTTTGGTAAGATACACTGCACCAAGATCGCTGTATACTTGTGCTAAAAGTTTGTTATTACCGGTTTTCCGTGTCAGGCTTACAGCTTTTTTGCCATAGGCCAGGGAAGAGTCTATAGACACATGGGAGTAGTACCAAGTAAGGTCACAGTAAATGGCAGCTTTTTTATCATCGGCGTTAGTTTTGCGCAGTTCGGTTTTAAGGCTGTCAATTACCTGGGGTATATCCTGTGCCTGAATTGTGGCGGAGAATAATATAGTAAAAAAATACAGTAATTTTCTTATCATTCTCTTATTTAATTAGTTAATAAAAGCCAATGTTAAAAATAAGTTAAAAAAATCAATTATCCTGTACGGGATATGCTTAATTTTTTGTGATATGATTTTAAACAATTCATGCTGCAATTCATTAATGTCATGCATTAGCTTTACCTTCCCTGATTTTAAAATCACATCAATTTCATCCATAAGTTTCATTTTTATCTTCATAGATAATTTTTTAACAGTCAATGCCCTGATTATTTCCTCCAGTAACTGCACCTTTTTATAATGCTTTTTAAGATTACGGATATTTTGTACTTCTAAAAATACTGTAAATGAAATCATTATGATTAAAAGGAATATAATAACTGTCGCCATAGCATAATTTTTTAAGGCAGAAATACGGCCGTAGCCGTATTCTTACACACACATTATTTACAATGAAAACCTAGTTGGCAAATATACCTCTAAAGCTACCTTCTGTAATTGTTTTGCTTTGCGAACAATTGTCATCATCCTTTCCTACAAAATTAAATGTGCCTTCAACTTTTGTATTGTCAAGATGCGTAATGTTAAGTGTACCAGTAGCGCCGCTGCAGTTGCTGGTGTCATAGCTTATGCTATTTGCAGCGTTAAAGTATGCAAGCACGCTTTCATCTTCAGCGTCAATGGTATATGTTCCGGTTGCGGTAATTCCGTGCATTACAATTACCATTGTGTTAGCCTCCATTGTACTGCCCTGTACGCTGATGAAAGTTGCGTCACCCGTTCCTTGTCTTGTAGCCGTGGCTGTTGAATGCCCCATCACCATTGATGAAAAACCTGTACCGTCAACTTTTCCCTGAATAAAAGTGCCATCGGGCAGTGTGTTATTGTTATTTTGTGCGTCGTCATCGCCGCAGGCGGTTAAGGTTACTGCCATTAAAGACATAATTGCAAATCCTGATGTAATTAGTTTTTTCATTTGTTTTAGATTTAGTTAGTTATAATTTGATATTTAGTGTATGTATACGCTGTACACATTTTCGTCATTATTTTCAAAAGGTGTGTCGACTGCCTGATTTTCAATATTGAAAACATAGCTTTTAGATTTTGTGTAATCTTGCCCTGTCACCGTTACCACACCATGTTTATTATCAGCGGCCATCTCCAGCTGATAGATTGTCCAGCCGCTGCCAAGGCCTGATATTAAAGTCATGTCTTCGTGTGTTTTAGCCGCCATATCTACTACTCGCGCCTTGATAGTGTTCCCTTCTTTGAAAGGGATTACAGCCACTGATCCGTCATTTGAAAATACGCCATCGCGAAATTCCTGGGCCTGGGTAAAGCTTACATTATGATACAAGCCTCCCGCTCCGCCATCACCATCTTTATCAATTATTGTAACTGAATTACTTGCTTGTGATGCTACCAGATAGTATTTCCTGTTATCTGAAACATCTGTAACATCGTATTGTCCTGAAATGTTTTGCAGACCTGTACCGTCAGCATTTACAACTTTAAGGCTGCGAGTTACATCCGGGAACGGGGTTGATACTACAAAGAAAATCTTGTTATCACTGCAAAATCTCACTTTGCCGAGACTCATCATAGGGTTGTCTTCAAAATACACCATATGGTCATTTGTCCCATCAATATTTGCCACACGTACTTCACGCACATGTGAGTTTGTTGGTGAACCCGAAGCCTGGTAGTTGGTATATGCTATCATAGTGCCATCCGGGCTTACAGACAGGTCAGAGAAATAACTGTTGCTGTTAACCATCTTGTTTATGATAGTAGTTTCGTTTGCCCCTGTGCGCGACATAACATTTACCTTGGCAGTATCAATTGCAAAAAGTCTAATTTCACCGGTGGGAGGGTTCGTGTTAT
This genomic interval carries:
- a CDS encoding sensor histidine kinase; amino-acid sequence: MLVFFSVVIGYMLFRQQIIKNRQQQQEFELEAAISEIRAQNKLQEQRLEISKDLHDNIGAQLTFIISSIDMLKHTYPVNNPAIENRLTGISAFTRDTIRELRDTIWAMNNKDISFEDLQVRIHNFFEKAEDAGSGIAFSFSIDDELNEARLTSVEGMNVYRIIQEAVNNIIKHSGAKAASVIINTDEAGGFTINIKDNGNGFDLNKGPKGNGLYNMQKRAEDIGGTFKAVSSPHGTDITLHFKSFGK
- a CDS encoding tetratricopeptide repeat protein, which encodes MIRKLLYFFTILFSATIQAQDIPQVIDSLKTELRKTNADDKKAAIYCDLTWYYSHVSIDSSLAYGKKAVSLTRKTGNNKLLAQVYSDLGAVYLTKGDANTSLKNYRKALQIRRVMKDSTGIASVWCNMGAVYERKSVPDSAMHKYIKALSYFEAIGDSAKIDFVKNNIALLHSNMHNYEKAEKLYFEVARYRKATGQNVQLAMVYVNLANLYKDQRKYNLAEKYYKDAAALAEKEKSAMVQSTALFDLGFLYNHTGRYKQALDYLLKSRQVATDVHSDYDEALIDNGFGIAYYNLNDVGKAKKHYLKALRVMEKIKDRTETSRIYLDLVPVYGSLGMRDSADYYLEKYKHNEYLTLKEKVTAQTLELEAKYQTEKKNGK
- a CDS encoding DUF6252 family protein, yielding MKKLITSGFAIMSLMAVTLTACGDDDAQNNNNTLPDGTFIQGKVDGTGFSSMVMGHSTATATRQGTGDATFISVQGSTMEANTMVIVMHGITATGTYTIDAEDESVLAYFNAANSISYDTSNCSGATGTLNITHLDNTKVEGTFNFVGKDDDNCSQSKTITEGSFRGIFAN